Below is a window of Humulus lupulus chromosome 9, drHumLupu1.1, whole genome shotgun sequence DNA.
CAATCTCATATAGTACCGATACTAGGTGACTCATGATTCtttgtcatatacatatacatatgtgtgtatatatctatatatatatatatatatatattcaaagtcAAACTAGACTAATACATCACTAACACAAGTGTGAAGTGGGGTTCTTGAACACCATATATAGAAAATGATCATTATAACAATGGTTGAATTCTCTAGACAGATGTGGCAAGCTGTATTCCAATGATCAATACACTACTACGTAAGTGGTCATGCGATAAAAACTGTTGATAGTTCTTGTTCCAATGTTTTAGTGGGCTTGTATTTTGTTCAAACATGAAGTGTCTAAACTCATCAACATGATTAAGGGAAATTTCATTATTAAATTGGCCAAATTTATTACAACCATATCTAATATTATGCCCCAAAAgacaaagaaaacaaaatatttttgtaacgacccaaaaatgctaataggattTAGTACTTGGGTTAGCATGGCGGAAAAGTATTtgattatgtgatttaaatgcatgactatgtggcatgcatgatatatatgatgatgtgaatatattatatgcatgtttatgagtattagatatgcatgtgagccatttattgtttataagggcatatttgtaattttggcccgctaagggcataaatatgattatatgtgatatatggttgagaccacattattatgtggatatatttttagtatacggctcgagacgatcctagtaagtggattagcgaaatagtcacagcggggtttaatactcggctcgggggagcctaggggtattttgggaagtttaatgtatatttggggtaTTTAATGAGTAACAGATAGTTATTTGGACATGACAGGATTAATTGAGATTTTGTAAGATGACTCAAGAAATTAGCTGGAATCAGGATTAATGGCCGTTTTACCCTTAAGGACAATAAAAAAGGGATGAGTTAGCTTAAGGGGCAATCTGGTCTTTTTGGGGTTAAGAGATTAACTCAGTAGGTTCTAGGCCTAACCAGAACCCACCTGTTCATTCCTAAAACACACAGATCCCTCTCCCTCTTCTCCCACACGttcttgctctctctctctctctctggaaCTTAAGTAAAATTTGGAGAATTGAAGGAGAACACTTAGGGAAATTAAGCTGAGATTTAAGGCTTGAAGTAGACAGAGTTTAGCTGGGGGATTCAAGCTACGAATTAGGGTAAGAATCTAActtttaattattgaattctattgtattgttttttgAATTTAGAGGTTACATGAAAGTGGATTCCAAGctggttttgggtgtttgatgggtgtaagaaAATTGTTATAGGTTAGTTGTGATGGTTGGGAAATAATGATAAGTTTTCTGGGTTCAATTCTGAGTTTGGTTGTTCATTGGGGTTGAATTTTAAGGTTTAGACTTGAGGAGAAACATTGGAAAAAGTGGAATTTCTAGGATTGGGGCCTCGGGCcacagccctgttcttcaggcgtcgcggcTCGCGTGCTTGAAGAGGCTATGATGCCTCTGCTAGGCGCGCAGTGACCTAGGGGGTgcaagtcgcgacccgtgtcctccagcagggagggcgTGGCCTCTATCTAAGGGGAaggccacgacccttaagggaaaaatgtgGCCCTAAATAGAAAATAAAGGGCAGCCaaggtttttaggctcggggaggctcgaGGATTCAAACTAAAgtgctcgggatgaattctactacttggttagtagaattcaaggtcccagaggctagtatttgtttccaatgtatttatttggattagagattgatagttatccattgctaattgtgactaggattatcgttaaggctcaggactgaggatcatgctcgggaccgctctttatTTATCACTCAGAATTCGAGGTAAGataactgcacccatgtggttgtgtttgggactaagatTCCCTGTCTTTGAATATATGTATTGTGTAATTGTACGACTGTTGTATGCAATATGAAAGtatgacctaagggtgtcggggttgatgataagcgtactgaacgcaactcggcctaagtgagtcgggatcaactaaataaccagagggctcggcctaagggcgccaatACCTAATTGCTTGTATTACTGATCAAAATATATGTTACAAGTATATGTTTATCGTTGTCTAGCGTTATACCTGCATTCTACTGATTAGTTGAACTGGTTGGATTAAAGTTGATTATATGCTCTTGTTGCTATCTATActtgttgttatggttttcttgctaggtcttggctcacgggtgctacgtggtagaGGTAAAGACAAAGGGAAAATGGACAAGCGAGGCGTGCCGTGACCCGTGTCCTCCAGCAGTGGTAGCGGCAATGgcagcggtagtggtagtggtagcggcaGCGGCAGTGGTAGTGGcagcggcagcagcagcagcaacaatagcggcagcagcagcggcaacagcagcagtagcagcagcagcggcAACAACAATGGCTGCAGCAGCATCGGCAACAGCTGCAACAGCAGCAGCGGCGCCAGCAGTAGCGGCAGCGGCGCCAGCAGTAGCAGCAGCGGCGCTGGCAGTAGCAGCAGCGGCGGTAGCGGCAGCAGTGGCAACAACAACAGGGGCAGCAGCGACAGTGgcaacagcagcagcaacaatggcagcagcagcagtagcggCAACAGTAGTAACGGCAGCGGCAACAGCGACAGTGGCAGCAGCAGCAGCGTAGTagtagtgtaacgccccaactccaggacTGCTACAGAGCACAttacaaacagtgctaaacttgctaatcgagtcatttggccaaaaacatgtaactaagtatgattagcggtttagtgattaaaaactttggttaagatataacgtttcactagaacgtttactatatacattgggatcccaaaaatataatttcagagtctattacaagaaaatatttacaacaggtcgttctaagcagcaaaacagggtttaaccctagttcctctttcaaacctcgcccaagtattggtcgagcagtcgcatatgtacacgtcatcacctaagctctccaactcaaggatggtccagcttccttttgcctttacctgcaccacaaagcacccgtgagccgaagcccagcaagaaaactcatatgctcatgaacagtcatatcatgatatcaaatcatatttggcatgcctagaaaacatagctttattcgagcatgcaaatgaattcaaacaaggatggggtatccaggataagagatcctgcccttctgattggaggactatcaagtccatcctaatcagatgagtgtcgcaacacttgatgttctggtaaaccatgctgagtgactgccaaacaagtcactaggggctcagataagaaatcctgcccttctgattggatgaccatcaagtcaatcctaatcagatgagtgtctcaacacttgaggttctggtaaaccatgctgagtgaccaacaagcaagtcactagggcctcagtgcccaaagccatgcatatgatgatcaaaatgatcatacagagctcataactctaatcagatgagtgaatatcactttgaggtcctgttaaaccatactgagtgactgacaaacaagtcactaggggcccagtgcccatagccgtgtaacgaaatcgttacctaggctttcctgcaatggctcttatcaaatgagtgactgacaagcatgtcactgagggccggtgcccatagccatgtgacctaacagtcaTGGGGCTCGCTAGGCCtgactctaaatgactagcctttggctagataagcgcttgtttatattcatcaaaGTTGAGGttggtcctgcattaatgctctttgagtcattcaatgcagaaggtcAATTAGGTCTAATTGAcatggcttgcgttgaacacgctaaggtcgtcctgactagtgagtcagcacaatgtgaccagtgcctagtaccactaccgaactagtcacagcttcacagttgatactaacacctttgccaattctgactaattggtcagtgccatgcacaagtaagcaatgctatcaatatgtcatTCATCCAAAAGTagaacattcagcatgcttacctaatAGTTGTGAGCATAATATTGATcaagcacaaacacagagactcaagctctgaccaatcccatattcatcattcatggcatgccctaatcacatgtttctcgtgcatcacatgcatcacacataatcatccagcatgcctcaacaataatcatatgcaaatgggcaaagtcgccaagcattcattatgctatcaatgtttacatttaaacatccaacatgcatcataaatagccatgcatgtcacacatggggtgccgttttcttaccttcggtccaagcacaggttaccaacaaatgagccacaagcatgatcccgattccaagcctctagtgaaaacctagtcacaaccacaaatggtgatccaatgagttcaagttctaaaacccatccttgaactaaaacttagcctccaagacatcaatcatcactaatccgggtagtaagaatgatcccgaggcctaaaaccatgttcccggggtcaaaacacccaaacgggctcaaaagcttgcctgagccgcggccctagaaCCTTAAGCCGCGACCCTAGAACCTtaagccgcggcccccagcacaaccagaggcaagcgccgcggcgcccagcaagagcaaaacagggcacctgcttcatcgagcaagggccgcggcgcccaagaacagggccgcagcccaacttcggggcagccatttttcttcgtttttaaccttttaaaacctcccaaaaacatgtctaaacattcccaatcatcaaatcaaagttcccaaactccccaatggtccaaaaccaccaaaacctgaggctcaaacgaactaaaaactcaacgattcacaaaatccaattcaagcttaaaaactattaaaaacttaaacttgaattacctccaattgagttgtttccaactaaatccttcgggtAATAAGCTTCTAACTCTCcgtaggattgctatgcctcgatcctcacttgaatccgagtcctagaactcaagttatctttgaaaacgcgatcgggagacgaaaagggaactttagggagagagaacgtatagaacgttctttttattttcttaaaaggttaacctaatgctcgaggtcctgaaaacacccccggggacattatagtcaaaacttccagaatttccccctaatcttactaacttcaaatttatcaccaaatattaatttccattacccaagtaatagtaatagtagcagtagtagaagcagtagcagcagcagcagcagcagcggcagaagcagcagcagcggcagcggcaccgacagtagcagtggcagtggcagtagcagtggcagtagcagtagtagtagtagcagtagcagtaggcagtagcagtagcaggagcaggagtagtagtagtatagcagtagcagtagcagtagaagtagtaggagtagtagtagtagtagtatagcagtagcagtagcagtagcagtagtaggagtagtagtagtatagcagtagcagtagtagcagtagcagtagcagtagcagtagtagtagcagcagcagtagtggtagtggcagcagcagcagcagtggtagtggcagtagcagtagcagtgacagtagcagcaggagtagcagtagcagtagcagcagcagtggtagtggcagtagcagtagcagcagtggtagtggcagtagcagtagcagtagcagtaacaacAATAGTAGTATGAGTAGTAgcagcagtggcagtggcagtagcagtggcagcagcagtagtagtattaagcgtagtagtagcagtggcagcagcaacaacagtagtagtaTTAAGcatagcagcagcagtagcagtagcagtagcagtagtagtggcagtagcagtagcagtagcagcaagaatagcagtagcagtaacaacaatagtagtaggagtagtagcagcagtggcagtagcagtggcagcagcagcagcagtagtagtattaAGCATAGTAGTAGCAgtggcagcagcagcaggagcaggagcaggagcagtagcagcagcagcagtagcagcaggagcaggagcaacAGTAGCAGCAGTAACAGCAACATGAGCAGCAGCAGtagagcaggagcagtagcagtagcagcagcaggagcagtagcagaagcaatagagcaggagcagtagcaatagcagcagtagcaatagcagtagcagcagcagcagcagtagcagtagtagcagtagcagtagcagtagtagtagcagcaacagtagagcaagagcaggagcagtagcagcagcagcagcagcaacagcaggagcagtagcagtaggagtagtagcagcagtagcagcaatagtagcagtagtagtagctgcagcagcagcagtggtagtggtagtggcagtggcagtggcagtggcagtggcagtagcagtagcagcaagtagcagtaacagtagcagtagtagtagcagtagcagcaagtAGTAGCagtggcagcagcagcagcagtagtagtagtattaagcgtagtagtagcagtagtagcactagcagcagcagcagcagtggcagtggcagtggcagtggcagtagcagtagtaacagtagcagcagcagcagtggtagtggcagtagcagtagtagtagcagtggcagtagcagtagcagcaagtagcagtaacagtagcagtagtagtagcagtagcagcaagtAGTAGCagtggcagcagcagcagcagtagtagtattaagcgtagtagtagcagtagtagcactagcagcagcagcagcagtggcagtggcagtggcagtagcagtagtaacagtagcagcagcagtggtagtggcagtagcagtagtagtagcagtggcagtagcagtagcagcagcagcaggagtagcagtagcagtaacatcaatagtagtaggagtagtagcagcagtggcagtggcagtggcagtagtagtggcagcagcagcagtagtagtattaagcgtagtagtagcaacagcaacaacaacactagttgtagttgtagtagtagtagtagtagtagtagtagtagtagtagtagtagtagtagtagtagtagtagtagtagtagtagtagtagcagtagcagcagcagcagcaccaGTAGTAGGAGTAATAGCAGCAGTGGCATtggcagtagcagtggcagtggcagtggcagtagtagtagcagtagtagcagtagcagcaacagcagtggtagtggcagtagcagtagtagtagtagtggcagtagcagtaacagtagcagcaggagtagcagtagcagtaacaacaatagtagtaggagtagtagcagcagtggcagtggcagcagcagcagcagtagtagtattaagcgtagtagtagcagcagcaatagcaacactagtagtagtagtagtagtagtagtagcagcagcagcagcaggagtggCAGTGGcactagcagtagcagtagcagtagcagtggtagtagcagtagcagcagaagtagtagtagcagcagcagctaTAGTAGTATGAGTAGTAGCAGCAGTGGCAGTGGCaatggcagtagcagtagcagtagtagttgtagcagtagtagcagcagcagc
It encodes the following:
- the LOC133800312 gene encoding uncharacterized protein LOC133800312; protein product: MLTTISPGVGALHYYYAAAAATVAVAAAVTTVAATAAAAIVAAAVATVAAAPVVVATAAATAAAATASAAAATAGAAAATAGAAAAVAAVADAAAAIVVAAAAATAASVNRSNTTITEGKSKSESESERESS